The Anastrepha obliqua isolate idAnaObli1 chromosome 5, idAnaObli1_1.0, whole genome shotgun sequence DNA window tctaaaaattgttttattcgaGAGCttgagcattaaaaaaactaagctgaaacaattttgaaaaaaagcaaaagttattttctaaaaatcagTTTATTTGCAGgttgaagaattaaaaaaagtaaactgaaacaattaaaaaaaaatttttgtttctaaatgttttgaaaaaactaaaaaaaaactatcattttgagttttattctttcttgaaaattttggtatagagtttttaaagtgaaatattttcgcttCTTTAACATTAGCATTTAATAGTTtaacaatttgttttgtttgccaAAAAGCAAcgtgatttttgagccacttcaaacttgcactttattataccgaaATTCAATGGGCCATTCATACTCATGCAtacttgatattttttttaaattttaattaaaaaataaaaaaaagtcgtatttaaaaagtaaaaattttgctaaaaatttgctgtattttttttgattttcacagagtttgaaacttggatttatccggattttgtaggagaatgaactgcatttttttaggttttttttaattttttattttatttttttatttttatttttatttaatttgttttcaaaatcttttatttattttattttatttaaaaacttaaaattttgcgaaaaatttgttaaattttttttttcaaatttgcataaaatttgagacttggatttatatggtttttgtaggagaatgaactaAATGTTTTTGACAAAGAAGtagactgaaataaaaaaacaaaaaataaattgtcaaaatataTGCAATAACTCTGAGCTCTGTGTTCAGGTTTAgaagaatgtaaaatattgttgGGATTACTGATGGGAAAATATCTCACTACATTtcacgcagctaaaatgggATTCAGAACGACGCCTGTGacttatgcgaagaagaaagGCGTATATTAGCAGACGTCCTTTGCCACTGCCTTTCTCTAAGTAAGTCTCGTTACAACTGCCTGGGATCGATATATTTTTCATCTCTGAagaatattgctgacaaaagtttaaattgCTTATCAACTCTCACCAAGACATGTATCACGAACTATGTTTAGCACGACTCCAACAACACAGATATGCCTAacctaaacttagaaaaatttagaaataataaaataccctAGCATTTTTAACTTGAAGTATCAAAGACGCAACTCTTctcaatatatattattttacaaaaactcgTACCCGAATTTTTTCAGTAGTTTCCCTGATTTCTTTCAAAGGAATTAACACTATTTTCTATCATACCACGACACTTAAAGAGGTGCCTTATATACAACTtcagtttatataaaaattttaaattattttccacGATGAGTTGAGACTAAgaccgtattttttttttcaatttcatcgtTGGCAACGAAGTatccaaataaatcaaaaacacttcaatttataaaacaatccAAAATAAACTTGGATAACTCTACATACATCATTGCATACTACACATTTTTCTTAACTTAATTGATTTCAAATGAGAAATACTTTACAGTTGCTTAATACACGAAggtttgtgtttgtttgtattgCCTAATTTATGTTAATTTCTTATACAAACCTCTTAAAGTCGCAAATACACATACAACTACTCCTACTCGAATGATGTGAGCTAATTTGCTAGAAATCGTGGAAAACACACGTTtcctttaaattatttgatttgaaAAGTTCTTCAACGTTTAGTCGGTTCTTCAACAACAATTCAACAACACGGAAATAAATTCGCCACAATGGAAGTGGATAATGACTTGCTATTATAATTATGAAcaaatttgtgtaaatttattGCATGTACCGATGTATAGCTTAATTCACATTAGTGCATTTTGTTTATGCTATGTAGTGTTAATTGTTGCTAAAAATACGCTCTTCGCTTGCAAAAAATAGCATTTGCACATCTGAATAAGAATTTTTctgcaaagaaagaaaaaaagaaataaaaataaaaatcaaaccaCAGTTGGTTGAGAAATAGAAATTCGTCGGTTTGACTAATAGAAATTAAcacataataatttatatttaatagttTGGCCGCGGGGCAATGCCGAAATTTTGTACTTACTCCTTCCACACTAAAATTGCCGGAGGTGCCCAAAACTAGTGTGGCCAAGATGGGTGGTGCAGGTGTGTTCTGGGCTACGTAGCATTTTTTGTGGACACCTTTTGGCCTAGGTAGTTTACGTTGACAGTTTCAGAGCTTTGCGGCGGCATTAATAAATGTAATCATAATCATAATTAATAAACCACAGAATATTATTGTAAGAGTATGAACATGAAATTGAATGACTAGCTGTAAACAGTTAcagatatataaaaattttttaaatataaatttatgatagtaggggccctcacaggacattgtctcataggaaatcatgcaaggagattgaATGAGCGTTTACAATCATGAATTCTGTCAtagctgcaagaatgaggaggtgttggaaacaattcaacacatTTTTTGCACATGCGCGGCTCGAgtcagaagcaggaaccgatatctaagatcctacttcttaatgaatatagataatctatacactttaggaatcaacaaccttttacgctttgtcaaaagctcaggatgattcaatatggaaagggacaTGTAGCCCAGTCCCTGCGACTCACAACGGGCCCATTTCGttgtctaagtggcatcgctgtctctatgtgcgatgcggctgccaaaccgtACCTAACCTATTGAATTTTACCTTATTTTGggggttttttattatttatatatatatatatatattatgaggagctttttcgtggcagaaatacactcggaggtttgccattgcctgccgagggcgaccgcttttagaaaaatgtttttcttaatttagatgtttcaccgagattcgcactaattccgaatagtaattacgcaccaacccattcggctacggcgagtTTAGTTtataatagtaatttttttagtctatagtattttgaattattttatatatgtagtttattttatttcatttttatttatctttacccttatattttttatttcgtattattatagtattttctatattttatcttactttgtttaattttatttaatttttgtgtatctttaccctaaacattttttttagttattttacttaaatttctttattttgcgTTATTGTTGTCTAATTTGATTTAacctaaattaaatttaaattaataaaattaatttcattcaaaaatttattttatttattttaattttctttcaattggatttcctttattatttttaattattattatttttatttttactacttgtttttgtaatttatttaatgcaGTTTAACTTAGCTCGTTTCAATACAATTTTAGGATATTGTGTTTTACATTAtcggattttattttatttcatttcattttatttattttttactaatttatgaaacttattttactttaacttaattttgttatttggttatttttaaTTAGTCACTCTTTTTAAATTcgctattttaattttatttaattcattttagtttaattttataattagctttaatttttgtatattctaACATATGCTATGCTATGCCATGCTATATCATGTTATGCCATGTTATGcaattttacaagatttttagATTACATTATGCCATGTTGTAGTTATTTATgtggttttgatttttttttttattttaaaaagctttatttattttatttacattatgTTGTGTCATGTTATGCTAAGtaatagtgattttttttttattgtatttcgtTATATTTACTAGCTTACTTTTGTCATTTTCTGTTATGTTGTATTATGTCAGTATATGATAGCGTATCTTACATCAGttattatgttatgctatgttatgttatgctatgttatgttatgccaGTTTATGATTTgctaagttatgttatgttctgttatgtcAGCTTATGATATTCATGTTATGCTATGTCAGTTTATGATATGATATGTATCatcattttatattatgttatgttatgttacgtcaGTTTATgatatgctatgttatgttatgtcccGTTATGTCAGCTTATGATATGCTATGTTATGCTATGCCAGTTTATGATATAACATGTATCGCCATTTTATATTacgttatgctatgttatgttatgctgtaTGTCTATCATGCTGtgctattttatgttatttcgtGCTGTGTTATATTactttgatttcattttattttgctatttttattttgtgattttatttcaCTACATTTTACGCCATTTCATGTTGTGTTATTTACTTCACCGCTTTTTacatcatttaatttatttttattttattttatactttttgatCTTTTGGCCAGCCCCATGGCGATGCgtatgcttttcaaaaattctagcttttgctttttatgtatacagttaataaaaaataatttttcactcaTCATATTTTTCGCGAAATAAATTAGTCTACACTTCATCAATCATTTTACCTCttgattatcataaaaaatactgCGAAATTCTATTTATAAacacttataataaaaaatgtatatgtatgtgcataaaagaaaagaacaaatatTCTCATATAGATATTGCAGATGTTCACTACACATCTACGCAGATGATGGGTTAGACATTTTTTGCAGGGAAGAGTAAAATTAACTTAAGCTCATTAAGCTAAGTACTTGCGTAGAATAGAGAAGAGAAAAAGATAAGATAGTGGTGTATTTCTCGCCTTGCCTGATTTTacctttcaaataatttttttttcaaatattattaaacaacCTAAGTAGACCCACAGTTTCCTGGTCGCCTACCAGTATTCCTTAATGAAACGAGTGTTGCAGTTGTTGCTTGTGCTTTATCCTTCTGTGTTGATAATTGAACTTTCATCTACATGCTTTGGTTTGGTATGTTTCCAGCCTGCCCGTTTTCAGGGAATATAGTTTTCAATCATTCTCGTTTGGACTTATAAAGATATATTGCACTGATTTCTCCTAAGCCTTTGCACTGTGCGACATAGGATTATTTTGTGTAAACTGGGCTCTTTGTTTGGTTCTCACTGATTGAGGACTGTTAGTGTAAATGACAATATATAGAGGTTGATACTACAGAAACTTTCACTGCAGACGAAGACTGGTTCTTTGGTTCTTCTCTTAAGATGCCGCTCCCATAGTTTGAGGACTACAATTTATGACCTTCCATTACTATGGAATACTATTTTCAACAAACATTCATATTTCTCGATAAAAAACTCTACATGTTTCGTTCTTTCTTTGTCTATTGCTCACTAAAGTTTCTATTTCTTGTTCAATTCCATTGCTGAAGGTGATTTTGCTACTTCTCTGTTTCTGTTTGTTTTCCAATTATTCTCTTTGTAAATTAGCCGTAGTAGCTCTGTTTGTCGTGTAAAAGCCGAGCAGGTTTCCTAGATTCCTTTCGATAACATGGTTTGTTACGAGTACTATCATATAACGATTTTACTATAGCGATTTGCCAACGGATGCTCTACACAAGTCCACAGTCGGTTTCCATAGTCAAATATAGTGGTTATCTAACTGAACGTAAAGCTCAGTCACCTCTTGAGACATAACTGGATAGATGTGGGTGGAGTTTCAAGTTTCAATGAACTTTACATACCTATGACCCTACCTGGCTCTTATCTGGtgcatataagtatacatatatcaatCACACAACTATTGACTAAGCAGAGTTCGATGTGTTGAAAGACACAAAACGGATAGttgagttaaatatttttttttgttttttgttacctCAACATTGGCTTATACGACCGTAATTCAATATCTCAGAAGAAAGCTTCGCATATTATGTCAGTTCTGTAGAACGATGATCAGCTACAAGATATGTTAATTTGGCTatggagttaaatttttttttaaatatccgtATCCTAGTATGCTTGACGTACTTTATAGCGCTAGATATTCTAGGAACTAAAGAAGAAGAGAAACTGAGCATACGGCAAGTGAGGCAAGTACGGCAAGTGAGCAATACCCAGCTCATGCCATTGAGAACTACATTACAATCAACAGATTTGAATTAAATAGATGATATTTTTCCACCGTTGCCGAATGGATTACGTAGgctcgagtctccgtgcatgaatatcaaataacaggaaaagtttttttctaatagcggtcgccactcgataggcaatgacaaacctccgagtgtatttctgcctcataaaaaaatcagaCTTAAAACTGTGGATCCCTTCAtttgtgttaaataaaattaacaagtaTCTAAAAACGCTTTGGATATCACACCAACGATTATACCTCTTCAAGTTTGATGAATCTGTTTCAGGAAACTTCTTCTGCCTTTCAGTGTTTAGTCGTGGTGTTTGGCCGGAGtctggatatttttttttaatttttataaacttaacGTTCATTTGAGAGATTTCTTCGCATAAGACAAAACCGACACGCCCTAAtgaatatacattttattttattttttgtttataatatatgcaatattctaaaaatgttgatgacaaCAATGGGAATGAGTAACGAAACCACGAGTTGGTCTATACGTACGAGTAAATGATAACGTAGACTACAATCGAAGTtagctaatatgaattaaaaatatattttcttttatattagaattttaaaagctttttgcAACCTTCGTTTGTCTTAAGAAATTTCCGctcatttcatttgatttacGTATTTCAATTTGCTTTCCTTTcttgttttttctatttacagAGAAACGCTCATTCTCTTTCCGTTTGCGGCGTTCGATCGGCGATGGCGGCAGCACGCACAGCAAGAATAGCAATAATAATAGCAGCACTTGCACCAACAATAATTCATTGTTGTCGCCCGTGACCAGCGCCAAGCTGGAGCTGCCGAATTCGAGCGCCTCGGTAAGCCGACGCAGCAGCATCTATAAGAAGCCAGACAAGGATGACAGCGGCATAATACATATTGTGCCCGACATTGAATTGCCATTGATGACATTCGCCGACCAATATGATGTGGAAAAGACACTGGCTGAAGGTTGCTTTGCGCGTATTTTGCTCACTCATCATCGGCCCACCAATACAACGGTGGTCTTGAAGGCTGTGCATGCTGAGTTGGCCACACTGAAGGATTTCCAAAAGGAGTTTCATCTCAACTATCAGCTATCGCATCACCGCAATATACTTAGCGCTTATAATGTAGCCTTCCAGACTAAGGATTACTACGTATTTGCTATGGAGCATGCGCCGTATGGTGACTTGGCGGCAAATCTCGGGCCGCATGGCTTGCATGAGTCTGCTTGCAAGACCATCAGCGAACAATTGAGCTCGGCGCTGGGTTTCATGCATTCGAAGAATTTGGTGCATCGTGACTTGAAGCTGGAGAATGTGTTGGTCTTTACGCCGGACTTCTCGCGCGTCAAGCTGTGCGATTTTGGCACGACCACCAAGAAGGGATTGCTAGTGCACAAGGTGAAGCACACATGGACCAGTTGTGTGCCGCCTGAAGTGCTCGAGATTGTTAAAAATGAACGCATCATTTGCATGCCATCCAGCGATTCGTGGCAGTTCGGCATATTGTTGTACAACATTTTGACGGGCAGTCCACCGTGGAACATGGCCGATTGGGTGAAAGATACACAATATTCTAACTTTATGAAATACGAACAACGCAAGACGACAAAAATACCCGATAGCTTCCGCCGTTTTTCGCCACGTCTAATGCGTTGCTTCCGCAAGTATTTAACACACGATCCAGAGGATCGCTGCAAAGTAACCGAAGTCACGAAGTACATGAAGGATCGTTGGGTTGAATGCCGTATAGCGTCTTCAAAATCGGCGTTGCTCATCTCACCGAATCCCGATCAGGATTCGTGTATCTACCTGAATAAGCGTGAAGGTCGGTTGTCCGGCGACGATAATAAGCTGAAGTTGAAGCGTATGATGTCCAGTTATGGTTTGGATAATTCCATCGATCAGACGGTGGTGCGTAGGCGTGTCATTGAGTGGCTATCGACGTGCGACACCAATTTCGATTCGGATCTGGAGAGTCTGGCTGCGCTGGAGGTGGCTAATTAGAAAGTAGGAGGCGCGTGGAAGGATACGAGAAGCGCGCTATAAATTTGGTTTAAGTTATTGAATGCGTTTGTTGCAAGCATCGCAACATCAAGAGGCGGGAAAGCGGCTATTGCAACTCCATGGCGATTATTTCGCTGCGAGACAAGACATCACAGATTACATAGTACATAGGTGATCATCATCACGAAAGGCGGCAAAAAATTTAGTGGCCGCAAGAAATTCAATACAGGTCATATCGACAATAAGTCATATTCGAGTACCAACTGCACACAAGAATTTACTGTAATAATAAACACGAGAGAGATAGAAGAGAGTCGTATTCGCGTGATGCGCTAACTGATATATACTACTTATATGATgtaatgatagaaaaaaataaaaataaaaaataaaatttaaataaaatgtaggcttatttgtatacaaaacgaataaaagaaaataaaaaaagcacctGTAAggttaatttgaagaaaaatgttaaaatcgtTTGTTTCAACTTATCTCGAATATTTCCACCATGCAGTAAAAGCTGGTAGCCTACTATGTGACGTATTTCATGCTACAAAAAtcggaaaatttaataattaattgataTTTTGGACTCCAgtttacacatttttgttcaatttttggttattatattgtaaaatgcaGGGCATTTCACGCTAAAACGCcgcatatgaatataaatatttgacggaaaaatgaatgaaaaatataatcTAGTGattctttcttaaaatttccaATGTTGTAAAATTTGGGATACTTTATGTCAAAAACTGTCAAAAGAATGACTTGACTTGTTGAATGCCTATTAT harbors:
- the LOC129248518 gene encoding serine/threonine-protein kinase meng-po, with the protein product MGTIEKRSFSFRLRRSIGDGGSTHSKNSNNNSSTCTNNNSLLSPVTSAKLELPNSSASVSRRSSIYKKPDKDDSGIIHIVPDIELPLMTFADQYDVEKTLAEGCFARILLTHHRPTNTTVVLKAVHAELATLKDFQKEFHLNYQLSHHRNILSAYNVAFQTKDYYVFAMEHAPYGDLAANLGPHGLHESACKTISEQLSSALGFMHSKNLVHRDLKLENVLVFTPDFSRVKLCDFGTTTKKGLLVHKVKHTWTSCVPPEVLEIVKNERIICMPSSDSWQFGILLYNILTGSPPWNMADWVKDTQYSNFMKYEQRKTTKIPDSFRRFSPRLMRCFRKYLTHDPEDRCKVTEVTKYMKDRWVECRIASSKSALLISPNPDQDSCIYLNKREGRLSGDDNKLKLKRMMSSYGLDNSIDQTVVRRRVIEWLSTCDTNFDSDLESLAALEVAN